A genomic segment from Nicotiana sylvestris chromosome 1, ASM39365v2, whole genome shotgun sequence encodes:
- the LOC104239125 gene encoding uncharacterized protein, which yields MAIAATAPSSPFLGNILPFQLGKSSFTHSNSVCFFKVKALFWGSKKTVQPAADNVLSLGQFTLSGAADSQGDSGTSEKISISVVSSISAVSPEEWDSCSLDSTGTQQFNPFLSHGFLSSLEDSGSAVEGTGWMPQHIIAKDENNNILGVVPLYLKSHSYGEYVFDHSWANAYYNYGLSYYPKLQCSVPFTPVTGPRILVRNTSNRDQVFDILVSAMKALAVKFNVSSLHITFPTANEWHKLEEKGFLQRIGMQYHWKNRNYKSFDEFLMDMKQSKRKNIRQERKKIAAQNVTMKRLRGYEIKASHWDTFYKFYRNTTDNKWGTAYLTRDFFHQMGARMGDNVLLVVAEEGDELVAAALNLIGGDTLYGRLWGCLPGAYYANLHFEACYYQAIEAAIELNLGTVEAGAQGEHKIQRGYMPVTTYSCHYVLDEDFRRAFDDFLVRESAQVKLVMKLLQDDGPFKENVWS from the exons ATGGCCATTGCAGCGACAGCTCCTTCCTCACCATTTTTAGGAAATATTCTTCCTTTTCAACTT GGGAAATCCTCGTTTACCCACAGCAATTCAGTTTGCTTTTTTAAAGTCAAAGCATTGTTTTGGGGTTCTAAAAAAACTGTCCAGCCTGCTGCTGACAATGTTCTTTCACTTGGGCAATTCACTTTATCAGGTGCTGCAGATTCACAG GGGGACTCGGGAACGTCTGAAAAGATATCCATTTCTGTGGTTTCCTCAATTTCAGCAGTTTCACCAGAAGAGTGGGATTCCTGCAGTCTGGATTCCACTGGAACTCAACAGTTTAATCCCTTTCTGTCACACGGTTTCCTTTCGAGCTTAGAGGACTCTGGCTCTGCGGTGGAG GGAACTGGCTGGATGCCACAACACATCATTGCTAAGGATGAAAATAATAATATCTTAGGTGTTGTTCCCCTCTATCTCAAAAG CCATTCTTATGGTGAATATGTGTTCGATCATTCTTGGGCAAATGCCTACTACAATTATGGTTTGAGCTATTATCCGAAGTTGCAGTGCTCTGTACCTTTCACTCCTGTTACTGGCCCAAGGATCTTGGTCCGTAACACGTCAAATAGAGATCAAGTTTTTGACATTCTGGTCTCTGCAATGAAAGCTTTGGCCGTCAAG TTCAACGTTTCATCTCTACATATTACTTTTCCCACTGCAAATGAGTGGCACAAGCTGGAGGAGAAAGGTTTCCTACAAAGGATTGGAATGCAGTATCATTGGAAAAATCGTAATTATAAAAG CTTTGATGAGTTTTTGATGGACATGAAGCAGAGTAAGAGGAAGAACATTCGTCAAGAACGCAAGAAG ATAGCGGCTCAAAACGTGACCATGAAACGCTTAAGAGGATATGAAATCAAG GCTAGCCATTGGGACACGTTTTATAAGTTCTACAGAAATACAACCGACAACAA GTGGGGTACTGCTTATTTAACGAGAGATTTTTTTCATCAAATGGGTGCAAGGATGGGTGACAATGTACTGCTTGTTGTTGCTGAAGAAGGTGATGAGCTTGTAGCTGCAGCCCTTAATCTTATTGGAGGAGATACCTTGTATGGACGACTATGGGGATGTCTTCCAGGAGCCTACTATGCGAATTTGCATTTTGAAGCATGTTATTACCAG GCCATAGAAGCGGCGATTGAACTTAATCTAGGCACAGTAGAGGCTGGTGCTCAGGGTGAACACAAAATTCAGAGGGGATATATGCCAGTGACTACTTATAGCTGTCACTATGTTCTAGATGAGGATTTTAGGCGAGCCTTTGATGATTTCTTGGTACGAGAATCTGCTCAG GTTAAACTTGTTATGAAATTATTACAGGATGATGGTCCCTTCAAAGAGAATGTATGGAGTTGA